One part of the Mytilus trossulus isolate FHL-02 chromosome 11, PNRI_Mtr1.1.1.hap1, whole genome shotgun sequence genome encodes these proteins:
- the LOC134690670 gene encoding E3 ubiquitin-protein ligase TRIM71-like encodes MASADKGYLLKCNICLDTLLSPRALPCLHSFCEECLKKHIHTVKVSKGTSKVQIPCPTCRTPTLIPKDGVRGFPKDFRINQLNDILTATEQEQKTQKFTCELCEMIALATKYCFECKKYFCNTCSMKHCMSKVLNSHILSDVFNRDENIGVCEKHKNEPIKFFCRSCDFGICLHCVLGDHEQHLISSLDDVNVDEREELTFCLKHVENQISFLKDQIFNITCLEGKNRSSYVDEIYSDRTKQLRLNKTQLCHPQIKQNQSLQKEKDRCHMYLQQFETIQNNLQNIIRNGNSKYLNISHSQILHEILNINVKIEPVMPGDEIKAVAHNNWRPGNFQDSKLGVSYSSKRPFFPRKVQIPGANNSLQSSFVRGNNSLQSSFVRGHNSSYTCQVKPKYKSSFADQNPLNRCIYRLSALSLPRQPYDPAKYQNEKTKKVKFLFKIGGYGQAPGCLNLPFGISFLKNDILVVAENGSGRIQKFDSFGKSFECIQLKSGYPRCITTGRNNEIYITDEFNKCVKMVSKEKETIITRSIDSLHFPYGIVALDDGTLAVSDMIYERLSILKPSGEIVSQFGCYGNNNSSLNNPSYLETDRENIFVSDSGHHQIKMFNKHGKFLQKLGDFGSNIGELKYPKGIAITRKGEIIVADSGNNRVVMFSKTGDTVTTLLDINDIIDRPIDVACTPSGLLAVAITDRHEVNVYKL; translated from the coding sequence ATGGCTAGTGCTGACAAGGGGTATCTTCTGAAGTGTAATATTTGCCTAGATACATTACTATCACCTAGAGCTCTCCCATGTTTACATTCGTTCTGTGAGGAATGTCTTAAGAAGCATATACATACTGTCAAAGTTTCTAAGGGTACATCTAAAGTCCAGATACCTTGTCCAACATGCAGAACACCAACATTAATACCCAAGGACGGTGTCAGGGGATTTCCAAAAGATTTCCGTATAAATCAACTGAACGATATTTTAACGGCCACAGAACAggaacaaaaaacacaaaaatttactTGTGAGTTATGTGAAATGATTGCCCTAGCAaccaaatattgttttgaatgtAAAAAGTATTTCTGTAACACTTGTAGCATGAAACACTGTATGTCTAAAGTTTTAAATTCTCACATTCTTAGTGATGTCTTTAACAGAGATGAAAATATAGGGGTCTGTGAAAAACATAAGAATGAACCAATCAAATTCTTCTGTAGATCATGTGACTTTGGCATCTGTCTCCATTGTGTATTAGGGGACCATGAACAACATCTAATTTCATCGCTTGATGATGTAAATGTGGACGAGAGGGAAGAGCTTACATTTTGTTTGAAACATGTGGAGAACCAAATATCTTTTCTTAAAgatcaaattttcaatataacCTGCTTGGAAGGTAAAAACAGGAGTAGCTATGTGGATGAAATCTACTCTGATAGGACAAAGCAATTGAGACTGAACAAAACACAACTTTGTCAtccacaaataaaacaaaaccaaagtTTACAGAAAGAGAAAGATAGATGTCACATGTATTTACAACAgtttgaaacaattcaaaacaatCTGCAAAATATAATAAGAAATGGGAATTCAAAATATCTCAATATTTCTCATTCTCAaattttgcatgaaatattgaatataaatgtgAAGATAGAACCTGTTATGCCTGGTGATGAAATCAAAGCAGTTGCACACAACAATTGGAGACCTGGAAATTTTCAAGACAGTAAACTTGGAGTCAGCTACAGTAGCAAACGCCCCTTTTTTCCCCGAAAAGTACAAATTCCAGGAGCAAATAACTCTTTACAATCTTCCTTTGtgaggggaaataactctttacAATCTTCCTttgtaaggggacataactcaTCATATACCTGTCAGGTGAAACCTAAATATAAAAGTTCTTTTGCTGACCAGAATCCATTAAATAGATGCATTTATCGTTTATCAGCACTGTCATTACCAAGGCAACCATATGATCCagcaaaataccaaaatgaaaaaacaaagaaGGTAAAATTCCTGTTTAAGATTGGAGGCTATGGACAAGCTCCTGGATGTCTCAATCTACCATTTGGGATTTCATTTCTTAAGAACGATATTCTTGTGGTAGCAGAAAATGGATCAGGACGCATTCAAAAATTTGATTCATTTGGAAAATCTTTTGAATGCATTCAGTTGAAATCTGGATATCCAAGGTGTATAACCACTGGACGCAACAATGAAATTTACATAACCgatgaatttaataaatgtgtCAAAATGGTCagcaaagaaaaagaaacaattataaCTCGTTCTATTGACAGCTTACACTTTCCTTACGGCATTGTGGCCCTTGACGATGGGACACTTGCCGTTTCTGATATGATATATGAACGACTTAGTATTCTCAAACCTTCAGGAGAAATAGTTTCACAGTTTGGTTGCTATGGAAACAACAACTCATCCCTTAACAACCCTTCATATTTAGAAACTGACAGAgagaatatatttgtttcagATTCAGGTCACCATCAGATTAAGATGTTCAATAAACATGGAAAATTTTTGCAAAAACTGGGAGACTTTGGATCAAATATTGGCGAACTGAAATATCCAAAAGGTATAGCAATAACAAGAAAGGGAGAAATCATTGTTGCTGATTCTGGAAATAATCGAGTGGTAATGTTCTCAAAGACAGGAGATACTGTTACAACTCTATTAGACATAAACGACATTATAGATCGGCCAATCGATGTCGCCTGTACACCGTCAGGATTATTGGCTGTGGCTATCACAGACAGACATGAAGTGAACGTTTATAAACTGTGA